The Oryzias melastigma strain HK-1 linkage group LG3, ASM292280v2, whole genome shotgun sequence genome contains a region encoding:
- the pdcd5 gene encoding programmed cell death protein 5 has protein sequence MADDELEAIRRQRMAELQAKHGDASNNQQEEAKQRETDMRNSILAQVLDQSARARLSNLALVKPDKANAVENYLIQMARFGKLGGKISESGLIEILEKVSQQTEKKTTVTFNRRRVMDSDDEDDY, from the exons ATGGCTGACGACGAATTAGAGGCGATCCGACGCCAGAGAATGGCAGAGCTTCAGGCAAAGCACGGG GATGCTTCAAATAATCAGCAAGAGGAAGCCAAACAAAG agaaacagacATGAGGAACTCAATATTGGCACAAGTTTTAGACCAGTCCGCCCGTGCAAGAT tgAGCAACCTGGCATTGGTGAAGCCCGACAAGGCAAACGCAGTGGAGAACTATCTTATTCAAATGGCTCGATTTGGAAAGTTAGGAGGAAAG ATTTCAGAATCCGGCTTGATTGAGATCCTAGAAAAAGTCAGTcagcaaactgaaaaaaagacaactgtTACG TTCAACAGACGGAGAGTGATGGACTCGGATGATGAAGACGATTATTAA
- the mvda gene encoding diphosphomevalonate decarboxylase, producing MEKPHLVTCTAPVNIAVVKYWGKRNEELILPINSSLSVTLHQDQLKTTTTVATNKSFKEDRIWLNGKEEDVTHPRLQSCLREIRRLARKRHNDGDATSTDLTGLSQKVHICSINNFPTAAGLASSAAGFACLVYSLAQAFGVEGELSGIARQGSGSACRSMYGGFVQWIMGNQEDGKDSLAQQVEPESHWPELRILVLVASAERKPIGSTSGMQTSVQTSGLLKHRAESVVPHRMEEMIKAVRGKDFAAFAELTMKDSNQFHATCLDTYPPIFYLNRVSQQVIHLVHRYNRHYGETRVAYSFDAGPNAVIFTLQQHVPEFVHLVQHFFPPETNGENFIKGLPVKHAAASEQLKQSVGLEPMPKGINYVISTKAGPGPRVVKDPSLHLLTPDGFPKP from the exons ATGGAAAAGCCGCACCTTGTCACGTGTACTGCCCCAGTGAATATAGCTGTTGTTAAGTACT GGGGAAAGAGGAACGAAGAATTGATTCTACCAATCAACTCATCTTTGAGCGTCACGTTGCATCAAGACCAG TTAAAAACAACGACAACAGTTGCAACCAACAAATCATTTAAGGAGGATCGGATATGGCTCAATGGCAAAGAGGAGGACGTCACCCATCCAAGACTTCAGTCATGTCTCAGAGAAA TCCGACGACTGGCACGAAAGCGGCATAACGACGGAGACGCCACTTCCACCGACTTGACTGGTCTTTCTCAAAAAGTCCACATTTGCTCTATTAACAATTTCCCCACCGCTGCTGGACTCGCCTCGTCTGCTGCAGGCTTTGCATGTCTAG TTTACAGTCTCGCTCAGGCATTTGGTGTCGAAGGAGAGCTGTCTGGTATCGCTCGCCAAGGTTCCGGCAGTGCCTGTCGAAGCATGTATGGAGGGTTTGTTCAGTGGATCATGGGAAACCAGGAGGATGGAAAGGATAGTTTAGCCCAGCAGGTGGAGCCAGAGAGTCACTGGCCTGAACTCAGAATCCTTGTACTTGTG gCCAGTGCTGAGAGGAAACCAATCGGCAGCACTTCTGGGATGCAAACTAGCGTACAAACAAGTGGCTTATTAAAG CACCGTGCAGAGTCGGTTGTTCCTCACCGGATGGAGGAGATGATCAAAGCAGTGCGAGGAAAAGACTTTGCTGCGTTTGCTGAATTGACCATGAAGGACAGCAACCAGTTTCACGCCACCTGCTTGGACACATACCCTCCAATCTTCTACCTGAACAGAGTCTCCCAACAGGTCATCCACCTGGTGCATCGATACAACAGACATTATGGGGAGACACGG GTGGCCTACAGTTTTGATGCCGGGCCAAACGCTGTTATTTTCACTTTACAACAGCACGTTCCAGAGTTCGTCCACTTGGTCCAGCATTTCTTCCCTCCAGAAACCAATGGAGAAAA CTTCATCAAAGGGCTTCCAGTCAAGCATGCTGCCGCCTCTGAGCAGCTGAAGCAGAGTGTTGGTTTAGAACCCATGCCAAAGGGAATCAACTATGTTATTAGCACTAAG GCTGGTCCAGGCCCGCGGGTTGTGAAGGACCCCTCTCTGCACCTGCTGACACCTGATGGCTTTCCTAAGCCATGA
- the LOC112160324 gene encoding cytochrome b-245 light chain, producing MGKIEWAMWANEQALAAGLILLTGGIVGVAGQFRGWEFASYAIAAGFFVCMLEYPRSKRAKGTSVERTGQYCFTVCVKAFGPVTRNYYVRAFLHAALCVPGGFMLATVLGCVCLGIASLIYLAAAVRGEHWEPILPRKDTRKPVAESIKSPPQNPPPRPPPEIRRKQAKDVEGAAYDNPIAVTDE from the exons ATGGGGAAAATCGAGTGGGCCATGTGGGCCAACGAGCAGGCTCTGGCTGCAGGCCTCA TTCTTCTCACCGGAGGAATCGTGGGAGTGGCGGGCCAGTTTAGAGGATGGGAGTTTGCTTCTTATGCTAT TGCTGCTGGGTTCTTTGTGTGCATGCTGGAGTATCCCAGAAGTAAAAGGGCCAAGGGTACGAGTGTGGAAAGAAC GGGCCAGTACTGCTTCACGGTGTGTGTAAAAGCCTTCGGACCAGTAACGAGAAACTATTATGTCAGAGCATTTCTGCATGCAGC GCTTTGTGTACCTGGAGGTTTCATGCTTGCCACAGTCTTAGGATGTGTCTGTCTTGGCATTGCCAGTCTCATCTATCTTGCA GCAGCTGTCCGGGGTGAACACTGGGAGCCAATTCTTCCTCGCAAAGATACACGGAAACCCGTTGCTGAGAGCATCAAAAGTCCTCCTCAGAACCCGCCACCACGACCTCCTCCAGAGATACGGCGGAAGCAAGCCAAGGATGTGGAGGGAGCTGCCTATGACAATCCCATAGCTGTTACAGATGAATAA
- the uraha gene encoding 5-hydroxyisourate hydrolase isoform X1, producing the protein MSSFRLQQLKGHIFPENKILTMAVSESPLTTHVLNVGLGVPASNVTLRLYRQDPSSKTWQLLTTGVTNADGRYPGLITKPLFTAGVYKLHFETAQYWASLGDSSFYPYVEIVFTINDPGQKYHVPLLLSRFSYSTYRGS; encoded by the exons ATGAGTTCATTCAgactgcagcagctgaaaggtcatatttttcctgaaaataaG atCCTGACAATGGCAGTCTCAGAGAGTCCTCTGACCACTCATGTGCTTAACGTTGGGTTGGGAGTCCCAGCATCCAATGTGACTCTCAGACTTTATCGACAAGATCCTTCCTCAAAAACATGGCAGCTATTAACTACTGG GGTCACCAATGCTGATGGGAGATATCCTGGTCTCATCACCAAACCGCTGTTTACAGCGGGTGTGTACAAACTGCATTTTGAGACCGCCCAGTACTGGGCAAGTCTGGGAGACTCTTCATTTTACCCCTATGTTGAG ATTGTCTTCACCATTAACGACCCAGGACAAAAGTACCATGTCCCACTGCTTCTGAGTCGTTTCTCTTACAGTACTTACAGGGGGAGCTAG
- the uraha gene encoding 5-hydroxyisourate hydrolase isoform X2, with product MAVSESPLTTHVLNVGLGVPASNVTLRLYRQDPSSKTWQLLTTGVTNADGRYPGLITKPLFTAGVYKLHFETAQYWASLGDSSFYPYVEIVFTINDPGQKYHVPLLLSRFSYSTYRGS from the exons ATGGCAGTCTCAGAGAGTCCTCTGACCACTCATGTGCTTAACGTTGGGTTGGGAGTCCCAGCATCCAATGTGACTCTCAGACTTTATCGACAAGATCCTTCCTCAAAAACATGGCAGCTATTAACTACTGG GGTCACCAATGCTGATGGGAGATATCCTGGTCTCATCACCAAACCGCTGTTTACAGCGGGTGTGTACAAACTGCATTTTGAGACCGCCCAGTACTGGGCAAGTCTGGGAGACTCTTCATTTTACCCCTATGTTGAG ATTGTCTTCACCATTAACGACCCAGGACAAAAGTACCATGTCCCACTGCTTCTGAGTCGTTTCTCTTACAGTACTTACAGGGGGAGCTAG